The Archangium primigenium genomic interval GTCCCAGCGCTACGAGCTCGTCGGGGACAAGGGCTCGGTGGAGGTGTCCCCGGCGTACATGTACGGGCCGGACCAGGGCATCGCCTACCGGACCGTCATCGGCGGCAACAAGGACCAGCGCAGCCACCGCCCGACGGAGCAGTTCGGCGGGGAGACGGAGTACTTCTCCCAATGCGTGCTGGAGAACCGGGATCCGGAGCCGGATGGCGAGGAGGGCTGGCTGGACGTGCGGGTCCTGGCGGCCGTGGAGCGGGCGTTGACCACGGGCGAGCCCCAGAAGCTCCAGGCCTACGAGCGCGCCAGGCGGCCGGTGCGCGCGCAGGTGCGCACGCTGGAGCCCGTGAAGCCGCCGGAGCTCATCAACACCGAGGAGCCGAGTGAGTAGCGAGCCGGTGCGTGTGGTGGGCGATCCGCTCCTCCTCGTCGCTCGGGAGCACGCGCACGTCCATGCGCAGGAAGGCGAGCCGGGCGAGGACCCGCTCGCGCACCTCGGGGCTGTTCTCCCCGATGCCCCCGGTGAACACGAGCAGGTCGATGCCCCCGAGCACCGTCGCGTAGGCGCCCACCGTCTTGGCGATGGCGCGCGTGAAGACGTCCAGGGCGAGCCGGGCCTGGACGTCTCCCCCCTGGGCCGCCTGGGAGAGCGCGCGCAGGTCGCTCGTGCCCCCCGAGAGCGCGTGCAGGCCCGCGTCGTGGTTGACCAGGGACTCCAGGGCGGCGGTGTCCAGATGGGCCTGGCGCTGCAACCACAGCAGCACGCCGGGGTCCAGGTCTCCCGAGCGCGTGCCCATGGGGATGCCGCCGGTGGGGGTGAAGCCCATGGACGTGTCCACGGAGCGGCCCTGGTGGAGTGCGGCGAGGCTCGCGCCACTGCCCAGGTGGGCCACCACGGTGCGCTCCGGCACCCGGGGTTCGAGCTGCCGCACGATGGACTCGTACGACAGGCCGTGGAAGCCGTACCGGTGCACGCCTTGCTCGCGGTACGCGCGGGGCAGGGGATAGACGGCGGCCTCCTCGGGCAGGGTGCGGTGGAAGGCCGTGTCGAAGCAGGCGAACTGCGGCACGCCGGGATAGCGCGCGCGCGCATCGCGGATGAGGGTGAGCGCCGGGGGGATGTGCAGGGGCGCGAAGTGGGTGGCCTCCTCCAGGACATGGAGCACGTCGTCCGTCAGGGCCTGATGCTCGAGCAGGTGGGGCCCGCCGTGCACGACGCGGTGGCCCAGCGCGGACGGCGTGGGGTGGCCGAATGTGTCCAGCGTCTCCGCGACGCGCCGGAAGGCGTCCTCCTGGGTGGCGAAGCGGGCCGACTCCTGGGCGACGGCCTGGCCTTTCGCGTCCTGGAGGTCGAGCGAGCCCTGGGCGCCGCCAATGCCCCGCACGACCCCCTTGAACACGGGGCGGGCGGGCGTCGCCGCGCCGTCGTAGAGGCCGAACTTGAGCGAGGACGAGCCACTGTTGATGACGAGGATCATCGCGCCGTCCACTTCCAGTCGCGCACCTCCGGCATGTCCTCGCCATGCTCGGAGACGTAGAGCTTGTGCCGCTGGCGCACCTCGGACAGCCGCTGCTCGGCCTCGGCCTCGCGGTGCTTCGTGTTGTGGGCCCGGCGGATGGCGTCGAAGGCGAGCGCGT includes:
- a CDS encoding acetate/propionate family kinase: MILVINSGSSSLKFGLYDGAATPARPVFKGVVRGIGGAQGSLDLQDAKGQAVAQESARFATQEDAFRRVAETLDTFGHPTPSALGHRVVHGGPHLLEHQALTDDVLHVLEEATHFAPLHIPPALTLIRDARARYPGVPQFACFDTAFHRTLPEEAAVYPLPRAYREQGVHRYGFHGLSYESIVRQLEPRVPERTVVAHLGSGASLAALHQGRSVDTSMGFTPTGGIPMGTRSGDLDPGVLLWLQRQAHLDTAALESLVNHDAGLHALSGGTSDLRALSQAAQGGDVQARLALDVFTRAIAKTVGAYATVLGGIDLLVFTGGIGENSPEVRERVLARLAFLRMDVRVLPSDEEERIAHHTHRLATHSAPRC